In the genome of Palaemon carinicauda isolate YSFRI2023 chromosome 13, ASM3689809v2, whole genome shotgun sequence, one region contains:
- the LOC137651602 gene encoding uncharacterized protein — protein sequence MQSYGIGGSPSPEHQQPCFSRTSSVASVVTIVEGGQKDGHSQIRHSSSAKLHRDSSIRRSWRLNGESRSNRFCPLECRTNSGDSTAEMIAGVKGLNSSDEHIGLLVDKNGKIQSESLPPTHSSNKKEKESSSKWMLNDDVEIIITRGKCAETIDSSCSALMKKEMGSSVDVEKALSTCKTSTNLALLVDDDSEASPSESCPINFCKHQYKTFHEPSAERLYPSLLDLDDHKETFGDVSLEPDIINEKVLKLFRPPKCKALDEQITRLPSIAVSQVPDENGLRDSVLKVNSNTINPANSTRTDAYNIGFIGADISVSCSSRRNSVSDNTQSNKGIVHVHPSDKLCERKSPCRIIPAKDIKPEIEEGGKVLFLLGDNERIEGLKKHPKDSLVQPDSAEPSWVSLGPNNTPIIGFEKFDNLAKLDQANQTLKSSLTLPIKPVYKEITSLPTPCSGS from the coding sequence ATGCAGTCTTACGGAATTGGAGGAAGTCCAAGCCCGGAGCACCAGCAACCGTGCTTCTCTCGGACTTCCTCTGTCGCCTCTGTTGTAACTATTGTAGAAGGAGGACAGAAAGATGGCCATTCACAAATTCGCCATAGTTCCTCTGCTAAACTACACCGGGACTCGAGTATCAGGCGCAGTTGGAGGTTAAATGGGGAGAGTCGAAGTAATAGGTTTTGTCCGCTAGAATGTCGCACTAACAGTGGTGATAGCACAGCAGAAATGATTGCAGGTGTTAAAGGCCTCAATTCAAGTGATGAGCATATAGGATTGTTGGTTGACAAAAATGGTAAAATACAGTCTGAAAGTTTGCCTCCAACTCATTCAtcgaataaaaaggaaaaagaaagctcTTCTAAGTGGATGCTTAATGATGatgttgaaattataataactaggGGAAAATGCGCAGAAACCATTGACAGTTCTTGTAGTGCCTTAATGAAAAAGGAGATGGGGTCCTCAGTTGATGTTGAAAAGGCATTATCTACGTGTAAGACTTCAACTAATCTTGCTCTATTAGTTGATGATGATAGTGAAGCTAGTCCTAGTGAATCTTGCCCTATTAATTTTTGCAAGCATCAGTATAAAACTTTCCATGAGCCATCTGCGGAGCGTTTGTATCCATCACTACTTGATTTAGATGACCACAAAGAAACCTTTGGTGATGTAAGTTTAGAGCCTGATATTATTAATGAAAAGGTACTGAAGCTCTTCAGACCACCAAAGTGCAAAGCTTTAGATGAACAAATCACACGGCTACCTTCAATTGCAGTTTCTCAAGTGCCTGACGAGAATGGTTTAAGAGACTCGGTGTTGAAGGTGAATAGCAACACAATTAATCCTGCAAATAGTACTAGGACTGATGCTTATAATATTGGTTTTATTGGTGCTGATATAAGTGTATCTTGTTCCTCAAGAAGAAACTCTGTCTCTGATAATACTCAAAGTAACAAAGGAATTGTTCATGTCCATCCAAGCGACAAACTTTGTGAAAGGAAATCTCCATGTAGAATAATTCCAGCCAAGGACATTAAACCAGAAATAGAAGAAGGTGGCAAAGTTTTGTTTCTGTTGGGGGATAATGAGAGAATTGAAGGTCTGAAAAAGCATCCAAAAGATTCTCTTGTTCAACCAGATAGTGCTGAACCAAGTTGGGTTTCTTTGGGACCAAATAATACTCCCATTATAGGTTTTGAAAAGTTTGACAATCTTGCCAAACTTGACCAAGCAAATCAGACATTAAAAAGTTCACTAACACTACCCATAAAACCTGTTTATAAGGAGATCACAAGTTTACCTACAccatgtagtggtagctag